The Calothrix sp. PCC 7507 DNA segment TCTAGCTTTAAACCACAAGGTAATAAGTTAGATAAGCTACTCAGCATTGAACATCCCACCAGTAGCGGTTATCCCTCGCTGGAGTTTGCTCAAATTGAATCGCAAGCCATCAGCCGGATGTTTCCCAATCCCACCCGTCAGCGTTCTGAGGAAGCTACGAAAGCAGCAGTTATTAATGCTTTGCGCCAAGGCTACAATATTTTTCACTTTACAGGACATGGTATATACAACTTCCACAATCCGGCGTTATCTCACTTGGCGTTGGCGGGAGAAGATAAACTCACTCTCGTGGATATCCGCAATTTTGATTTAAGTAGCTATCAACTCGTCAGCTTGGCGGCTTGCGAAACCGCAATTACAGGTAATCACACTATCACAAATGAATATGTGGGACTTGTCAGTGGCTTTATGAGTTGCGGTGTGGCTCATGTTGTCAGTACGCTGTGGACTGTGGAATCAGAAGCTAGTGCTTTGATGATGATGCAATTCTACAATTTGCTGCAACAAGGTAAATCAGAGGCGGTGGCTTTAGCTGGTGCGACTCAATGGTTGCGGAATGTCAACAATGCACAATTAGCAGCATGGTATGCGGGGGAAATCGACAAACTCCCAGCCGATGAGGATTTAGTTCGCCGTTTTTTGTCACGCCATTTAGATAATCTTAAGAATCAATCAGAACCCAGTAAACAACCCTATAATCACCCTTATTTCTGGTCAGCTTTTACGATTACTGGTATCTTTCCAATGTAGGGTGTGTTGTCGCGCAGCACAACGCACCGTCAAAAAACAATGAAAGGTGCGTTAGCCTACGGCATAACACACCTACTGGCGTGTCAAGCCTAAATTTGTGCGTTAACCAAAAATACATTGTACGGGCACGGCACTAGTAAGATTATCGGCTTGCCGAAAAGATTTAGGATGCCGTGCCCCTACGAGAGCAACTCAATGAGAATGTCTTTTATGGGTGGTTCATTTGATTGAATTAATGCAACATTCTAGTCTTGTCACGCCACTACGTCAAATTTATGTATTGAATTACTGGTATCTTTTCATCATGCAACCAATAGAAGCTTCTGAACTGAAAGCCTTTATTTTGGGGCTATATCAGCTTGACGCACCGTTACCGGATGATATCCAAGCACAGCTAAAGACAATCAAAATACCTGCGGATATTGGTAAACTGGATGCGATCGCTCACAGTTATCCTCCCCTAGCAAAATCATACAAGCAAGTGTGGGATGCTTTGAGTGCGATCGCTCAAACCCGTAGTAAAGGTATTGATAGTATACCTGAGCTTGTGTCCAACCCACTAAATACAGAAATTGACAACAGTTCTAGGGAAGTTGAAGAAGCACTCGTTGAGTTTGACCAACAAGTCGATCATAATAAACTCACAGAAATTGCTCGTCAAATCGTTCAGGCTTTGAATCCAGTCAAAACAGCCAGAGATATTATCCAAACAATATTTTTTTAAGAGGATGTTTGTAAAGTCTAATTCACTATTCATCCAGGCGATTAGAAATCGCGGCTACACAGACAAAACCCACCTCCGTGGGTTTAAGATCCTTAATTATACCTCAGTCCGCGCAGGCGGACTTAGTTTGTGTAGCCGCGAATTCCATTCGCAAGGGCTGTTATGTGCATTTCAACAATCAAATCGGATTCCTATAGTTGGGTATTCTAAATTATGAGCCAACAGTATGAATTAATTTACCCAACTCTCGATTTATTTCTTTATGACTTGAAAGCAGGTTTAGGACAAAATGAATCAAAAATCGAGCAGAATCGTGAACAGTTTTGGCAAAAAATCTATGGTGGTAAATTAGATAAGCAGCGTCTAGAAGCATTACGTCAAGCTGAAGCAGATGATTATGAAGACATCGTTTTACTAGGTAATCAGCAAGTAGAGAAGTTTCCGTCTCCTCTAGATGGCTATTATTATCCTGTACAACTGGGAGACACTTACGCACTCCAGGTAGACTGCACTGCTAACTATATAAATGATTATAAATATGCGCCTCAACCTGTGACTTGTTTGCAGCAGTTACAGAAAGACTCGAAAATTAATGAACTAAAAGGTAAAATTGGTCAAAGCTGGTTAATTTGGGGTCAGCTAGCCGCAGATAATCAAGACCCCATAGCTACTGCTGAAGCTTGCTATGCACAATTAAAATTAGACCCCAAGCAAAATGGGGAGATTGATTATAGAGGAGAAGGAAAGTTTTTTGGCGGGACTGTGTTTGAATTGTGGCGACTCCCTACAGAAGCACAGCAATTTAGTGATGGCTATCATCTCTTAATTTGCTTGTTTCCCCATCAACTGAGAATAGATGAAATTAGAGATATTAATAAAAATCTGTATTCAGAATTAATCCATCTTTTTCGATATCGTAATAAAATCCTTTGGGCTTACGCTCAAAGTCGCATCATCAAAAGTAATTTAAAGCAAGCCTCGCAATTAGTTCAAGATAAAGTAAACTCTTTAAATAAAAAAGTTGAAGATGATCAATTTGAGATTAATAAACTCCAAAAAATCTTAAAGGATACGCCGGAGCTTTTATTAAAGTACACGAATAACTTAAGCTATCTAGACGACCAGCACCGCACTATTAATATTAATATTAGTAATTATCAGAAACGTTGGCAAAGACTAAAGGATTTAGATGCTAATAGTGATTGGGATTTTTTGCAAATCTTCAGTGAATTTGCCAAAGACAAGTTTTTAGTACAGATTGAAACAGACCAGGCTTACTTTAGCCCTGGCTTAACCTTAATGGAAAATTACATCAAGACCATCCAAGGTATGATTGACATAGAACAAACCAGAAGCGATCGCACTCTCAACACCACAATAGCGATCGCCGGTATCGGACTCGCCACCAGCCAAATCGCTTCTGCTGTCATCCTGGCAGAAATCCCTAAAGATAAACACCCACTCACTTACCAAACTGAAGTTTTTATTTGGAGTTTGGGTATAGGCTTGATTTTTGCGGCGTTAACCTATACAGTGCTTCGCATCTTTCGCCGCTAAATTACTTTGTGTAAGAATGCGCTTAGTTTACCATGTCCACTCAACATAAAATCCAAAGCATATACACTGATGGCGCTTGCACAGGTAATCCTGGCCCTGGCGGTTGGGGTACTGTCGTCTATTTTAGTGATGATTCGATTCACGAAATGGGCGATGCAGCTTCCCACACCACTAATAATAAAATGGAGATCCAAGCAGCGATCGCTGCTCTCCAATACCTGCAAGCATCAGGACAAACTGAACCCATCACCCTTTATACCGACAGCGAATATGTAATTAAATCCATTACCCAGTGGATGAAAGGCTGGAAAAAAAGAGGCTGGAAAAAGGCTGATGGTAATCCTGTCCAAAACCAAGACCTGTTGCAAATTTTGGATGACCTCAATAGCGACTTAGCGGTAAACTGGCAACATGTCCGGGGTCATTCTGGTAACATAGGTAACGAGCGCTGTGATGCGATCGCCCGCGCCTTCGCTAATGGCAAAATCCCATCCCTGCAACAATCTTCCCCTCTAGACTCCCAGCCATCTCTACCACCAAAAAATGAGATAAATGTAGCAAAAGTGCCTGATTCTCACGCTAACTCTACAATAATTAACAACAAGGAACAAGAAATCAGTACTCTTGCATCAGATATAACCATTATGGAGTCACATATCACACCTACTGCCGCTGCAATTGATGAAAAACCACCTGAGTTGAGGGTGACACAACTACGCAACTTAGTAGAAACGTTGCGTATTGCTGACGAAATCGCCAACAAAGGCTACTTAATCACCAGTTCTGAACTAGCAGACCTCATGGATGTTCACGCCAGCGCTGTCACCAGTCGCGGCGACCAATGGCGCTGGCGCAACTGGATAGTCTCACGGGTAAGACGTGAAGGTAATCAAATTCTCTGGGAACTAGAACGTGGCGATCAAGTTGGAGGGGAAAGCGAGTAATCAGTCAACAGTGAACAGTGAACTAACTGATAACTGATAACTGACTAACTATATTTCCTTCCCCGCCACTCTCTGGGAGTGTGGAATGCAGATAAGAAAATTCGTAATACTGCTAAAGGGTCAGCGAAGGGGGAAAGCCAGAACAACCAGCCACCTTTAGCATCTTTGCGATCATAAGAAGGTGCGATCGCCAATAGCATAGCAAAGCGAATTACCAAGAGAAATATATTTAATCCCAGTAAGAGGAGCAGGGGAGAGGGGGAAAGAGAAGGAGAAAAGACAAGGTAACTGAGGACAACCAATAACGGTAGACCCTGAACTGCTGAGAGTAACCATAAATCTCCCCAAATTTGCCCACGGGGAGATGCATCTTTCAGGTCAAGACTGCGCCCCCATTCTTTCCACGTCTCTAAAGCACCTTCATACATCCGCACCTTTAACACCTTTGCACCATCTAAAAAGCCCACCTTAAACCCTTGGGCGGCAATATACCGCGCCAAGGTGACATCATCACAAAAGGAACTACTCGCACTACTGTAACCATCCACAGCAGCTAAGACAGAGCGACGGCACAAAAAGCACTGACCATTTGCCATCACCCTTTCTGGTTGTTCTGTATTGATACCAGCCGGGTCAAATCGGTAAAGCAGAGTCATCAACAAAGCTGGTTGTAGCCAACATTCTCCTGGATACTTGAGGACGAATTGGGGTGAAAGAGACACCAAATCATATCCCTGGGTTGTGGCTGTCTGCACTAAACCAGCCACCAAACCAGGATCGGGTACAGTATCAGCATCCATTCCTAAAAACCATTGACTTGCTGCTGCACTCTGCAAAAAGCCATTATGCAACGCCCAAGGACGACCCACCCAACCAGGAGGTAGGGGATCATCTGTTAGCAGGCGAAACCGAGGATCTCTTTGCTGTGCAGCTTTGACTAAATCAGGAGTACCATCTCGAGACTTGCTATCTACAACGATAATCTCTCGCACTTCGTAGCTTTGACAAGTTAAGCCAGCTAACAAGGGGCTAATACGCAGCGCTTCGTTAAGTGTAGGCACAACAACACTGACAGTACCCAAGAGGTCTGGTGTGGGTTGTTGGGGTTGAATGGGGGGATAGCGTCTTGGGCCTTTTACCAAGCGTGAAAGCAGAATTGCTGTTGCTGGTAACTGGATAAGTAGTAATAGTATCGAAACGTCTGTCATTGGTCATTTGTCATTGGTCATTTGTCAAGAGTCAAGAGTCATTAATTATTTCTCTCTTACCTCCCCCGCTCCCCGCTCCCTGCTCCCTGCTCCCTGCGCCCTTCCCTATTTCAAGGCTACTTTGACATTAGCTACTGAAATTTCTGGAGTTACTGGTTCTACTGTGGTGAATTGGGTTTGTGTGCTGGCGTTTGCACCTTTCCACCAGAGTGTGACAGCAGGAGCGACACCAAGTAATAAACCGAGCAATACAGGGATAGAAAAGCCTGCAGCCAAGCTCATTACTGTGGCAAAGCCAAAGTTGCTTAAATAAACTACCAAAGGCACCTTAAGCTGCGATCGCTCTATTGTGATTGGGTTGTTTCTCCACAACAGTGCAGCTACAGTCATAAACACCGATCCAGTACCCATCCAACCAACAAAGTTTTGGTAGGGCATACCAAAGAATGGCCCCGGTTGCTGCCAATACCAGAAGGGTAGAGAGGTTTGGCTCATGGCGGGATCAAGTACAAAATCCCAAGAGGTGAGTAACAACGCACCCAAAGCGATCGCCCCTACATGACGCCACAAGCTAGGTTTTTTGTCAACTTCTAAACCAGCTCTAGCTAGTAGGTAAGCAACGCATCCCACATAAAACCAAGACAAGGGAATCGTAAAGGGTACTAAACCTGCAATTTTATACCCCAAGCCGCTCAGGTAACTATAGTGACCAAAAGGAAACCCAGTGCTAGTTCCCAAGAGTTCACTGCCCAAGGAAATAAATACCGATGGCAGCAGAAACGCTAAAGCGCGACCTAAACCCAATGTCCTTAAAGCATACAGGAATACGGCAACCGCACCCAAAATCATATAAACTACACCGCCTCCCGCCATACTCCACTGCATGGCGGTTTGTCCAACCTCAGATAGGTTCAAAATTACTTCGGCATTAGGTACAACTAGTAGTATTCCTACCAATCCAAACACCATTGACACGATATGACCAATGAGGCATACGCGTTCCGCAATAACAAGTTGTCTCATGATAATTCCTTAGCAAGATGTGACACGCGGCTAATCGGCTGCTAACAGTTTACAAATGTTTAAGAACATAATTTAACTAATTTGGTGCTAATTTGTGCGGCAATTACCTGAAAACTTGCTGAGATTTTTGGTAAAAGCATAACAGCCGATTGATTGAGTCTAAAAAATAATAAGATGATATATAGTCTAAGCTATTGGAGTCAAAATCTATCTAACTGACGCTAGCTTCGCCTTGGGCATAAACCTGACCCTTGAATTAAAAATATAAAAATACTCCCAGAATACTAGAGAGCATTAACGGAAGACGAATATCAAAACCTTAGCCACACCTCTATTGCAGTCAGGTCTTTGGTTACGCTATATAGATAGTTATGAAATAATAACCTCAGCCGCTACTGGGAATTAACCCGTGTCAATCTTGAAAAGAGTTCCTTGGGTTTCCCTGGCACTAGTACTGCTTAGTTACAGTACCTTAGGCTGGGTAATATCCGAAACCAAGCCCCCTTGGTTTGTCTGGCTGGTACTTGTATTAGGTATTTTGCTTCTGGTAGGCAGCTTGACCATTCCTTGGTCAAAGATGACAGAATTTTCCCTTGTCCTGTTCGAGTCTAATACCAGGACATTTATTTTTGCGATTTCAGCAGCTTTTTTGTTTTTTTTAATGCTTGCCTGGTTTCGGTTATTTCTTGATACCTTGCTCATCATTTCAGCAGCTATATTAGCCAGAATTGACTTTCAGGCAGCTGGGTTGCAAGAAGGACAAGCTTTTTGGATTACGTCTATCGTTTCTT contains these protein-coding regions:
- the rnhA gene encoding ribonuclease HI, which produces MSTQHKIQSIYTDGACTGNPGPGGWGTVVYFSDDSIHEMGDAASHTTNNKMEIQAAIAALQYLQASGQTEPITLYTDSEYVIKSITQWMKGWKKRGWKKADGNPVQNQDLLQILDDLNSDLAVNWQHVRGHSGNIGNERCDAIARAFANGKIPSLQQSSPLDSQPSLPPKNEINVAKVPDSHANSTIINNKEQEISTLASDITIMESHITPTAAAIDEKPPELRVTQLRNLVETLRIADEIANKGYLITSSELADLMDVHASAVTSRGDQWRWRNWIVSRVRREGNQILWELERGDQVGGESE
- the cruG gene encoding 2'-O-glycosyltransferase CruG; its protein translation is MTDVSILLLLIQLPATAILLSRLVKGPRRYPPIQPQQPTPDLLGTVSVVVPTLNEALRISPLLAGLTCQSYEVREIIVVDSKSRDGTPDLVKAAQQRDPRFRLLTDDPLPPGWVGRPWALHNGFLQSAAASQWFLGMDADTVPDPGLVAGLVQTATTQGYDLVSLSPQFVLKYPGECWLQPALLMTLLYRFDPAGINTEQPERVMANGQCFLCRRSVLAAVDGYSSASSSFCDDVTLARYIAAQGFKVGFLDGAKVLKVRMYEGALETWKEWGRSLDLKDASPRGQIWGDLWLLSAVQGLPLLVVLSYLVFSPSLSPSPLLLLLGLNIFLLVIRFAMLLAIAPSYDRKDAKGGWLFWLSPFADPLAVLRIFLSAFHTPREWRGRKYS
- the cruF gene encoding gamma-carotene 1'-hydroxylase CruF — translated: MRQLVIAERVCLIGHIVSMVFGLVGILLVVPNAEVILNLSEVGQTAMQWSMAGGGVVYMILGAVAVFLYALRTLGLGRALAFLLPSVFISLGSELLGTSTGFPFGHYSYLSGLGYKIAGLVPFTIPLSWFYVGCVAYLLARAGLEVDKKPSLWRHVGAIALGALLLTSWDFVLDPAMSQTSLPFWYWQQPGPFFGMPYQNFVGWMGTGSVFMTVAALLWRNNPITIERSQLKVPLVVYLSNFGFATVMSLAAGFSIPVLLGLLLGVAPAVTLWWKGANASTQTQFTTVEPVTPEISVANVKVALK